The Peromyscus eremicus chromosome 11, PerEre_H2_v1, whole genome shotgun sequence genome includes a window with the following:
- the Mcidas gene encoding multicilin, translating to MQACEGSAPGRRAFDSICPNRMLDLSRRPLGKPGKPERKFVPPWKSFSGCSGDSPVSVFEDPPDAEPAALPALTTIDLQDLADCTSLLGSEASPSGDSSASQNLSLQTEEDFHLQDFRDTVDDLIADSSSLTSPPLTDGDFPFSPCDVSSFGSCLSPSLDPPALGSPPLPPPPCAPDLPPPPTEQYWKEVADQNQRALGTALIENNQLHVTLTQKQEEIASLRERNVQLKELASRTRHLASVLDKLMITQSPAEPFQIKATTTKRSLEELFCAAGQAGQGCSEVDAILRDISQRCDEALQNRDPKRPRLQQEPGSKNGSSRNLHGAFRGLRTDCGASSVNLSHSELEEGGSFSTPIRSHSTIRTLAFPQGKAFTIRTVTGGYKFRWVPS from the exons ATGCAGGCGTGCGAGGGCAGCGCACCCGGACGCCGGGCCTTCGACAGCATCTGCCCCAACAGGATGCTGGACCTGTCGCGGCGGCCCCTCGGCAAGCCCGGGAAGCCGGAGAGGAAG TTCGTTCCTCCGTGGAAGTCCTTCTCGGGATGCAGCGGCGACAGCCCAGTGTCGGTGTTCGAGGATCCCCCTGACGCAGAGCCGGCTGCACTGCCAG CCCTCACTACCATAGACCTGCAGGACCTCGCAGACTGCACCTCGCTACTCGGCTCCGAAGCGTCTCCTAGTGGTGATTCCTCCGCCTCGCAG AACCTCTCCTTGCAAACCGAAGAAGATTTCCACCTGCAGGATTTCAGAGACACGGTGGATGATCTCATTGCAG ATTCATCATCTTTGACGTCGCCTCCCCTGACGGACGGTGACTTTCCCTTTTCCCCTTGCGATGTCTCATCTTTCGGGTCCTGCCTCTCCCCATCTCTGGACCCACCTGCCTTGGGGTCTCCGCCGCTGCCCCCACCACCTTGCGCTCCAGATCTGCCGCCACCGCCAACCGAGCAGTACTGGAAGGAGGTGGCCGACCAGAACCAGAGAGCACTGGGGACTGCTCTCATAGAGAATAACCAA CTGCACGTGACGCTGAcgcagaagcaggaagagatcGCCTCGCTCAGGGAGAGGAACGTGCAGCTGAAAGAACTGGCCAGCCGGACCCGGCACCTGGCCTCAGTGCTGGAC AAGCTGATGATCACTCAGTCCCCAGCAGAGCCCTTCCAGATCAAGGCGACGACGACGAAGAGGAGCCTGGAGGAGCTGTTCTGTGCGGCGGGGCAAGCAGGACAGGGTTGCTCGGAAGTGGACGCCATCCTCAGGGACATCTCCCAGCGCTGCGATGAAGCCCTGCAGAACCGCGACCCCAAGCGGCCCAGGCTGCAGCAAGAGCCCGGCAGCAAGAACGGCAGCTCCAGGAACCTGCACGGGGCCTTCCGAGGGCTGCGCACGGACTGCGGCGCCAGCTCGGTCAACCTGAGCCATAGTGAGCTGGAGGAGGGCGGCTCCTTCAGCACGCCCATCCGCAGCCACAGCACCATCCGAACTCTGGCCTtcccccagggcaaagccttcacCATCCGGACAGTCACCGGTGGTTACAAATTCCGCTGGGTCCCCAGCTGA
- the Ccno gene encoding cyclin-O, with protein MVTPCPASPASPAAGAGRRDNHQNLRAPVKKSRRPRLRRKEPLRPLNASSLPGDSGVCDLFESPSSSSDGADSPAASTARDCSSLLSPAPPLTALDLQTFRDYGQSCYDFRKAQESLFHPRESLARQPQVTAESRCKLLSWLLPVHRQFGLSFESLCLTVNTLDRFLLTTPVAADCFQLLGVTCLLIACKQVEVHPPRVKQLLALCGGAFSRQQLCNLECIVLHKLHFSLGAPTINFFLEHFTHARVEAGQADVTRALEAQTLARGVAELSLADYAFTNYTPSLLAICCLALADRMLQLPHPLDLRLGEHPEAALQDCLGKLQMLVSINSTSLPHILPPHIWEKSRLPQSWK; from the exons ATGGTGACCCCTTGTCCTGCCAGCCCGGCCAGCCCCGCTGCGGGAGCCGGGAGGCGGGACAACCATCAGAACCTCCGCGCCCCGGTGAAGAAGAGCAGGCGCCCGCGCCTCCGGAGGAAGGAGCCGCTGCGGCCGCTGAACGCGTCTTCGCTCCCGGGAGACTCCGGCGTCTGCGACCTTTTCGAGTCCCCCAGCTCCAGCTCGGACGGCGCGGACAGCCCAGCGGCGTCTACGGCGCGGGACTGCAGCTCCCTCCTCAGCCCTGCCCCGCCCTTGACCGCGCTAGATCTCCAGACCTTCCGAGACTACGGCCAGAGCTGCTATGATTTCCGCAAGGCGCAGGAGAGCCTTTTCCATCCGCGGGAGTCTCTGGCGCGACAGCCACAA GTGACAGCAGAATCTCGCTGTAAACTGCTCAGCTGGCTCCTGCCGGTCCACCGCCAATTCGGCCTCTCATTCGAGTCTCTGTGCCTGACGGTGAACACTCTGGACCGTTTCCTTCTCACCACCCCGGTAGCTGCGGACTGCTTCCAGTTGCTCGGGGTCACCTGCCTGCTCATCGCTTGCAAGCAG GTAGAGGTGCACCCACCTCGCGTGAAACAGCTCCTGGCCCTGTGCGGTGGCGCTTTCTCTCGGCAGCAGCTCTGCAACCTCGAGTGCATCGTGTTACACAAGCTGCACTTCAGCCTGGGCGCGCCCACCATCAACTTCTTCCTGGAGCACTTCACTCACGCTCGCGTGGAGGCGGGACAGGCTGACGTCACCCGGGCCTTGGAGGCGCAAACCCTGGCTCGGGGCGTGGCGGAGCTGAGCCTGGCCGATTATGCTTTCACCAACTACACACCTTCCCTGCTGGCCATCTGCTGCCTGGCGCTGGCCGATCGCATGCTACAGCTCCCTCACCCGTTGGATCTTCGCCTGGGAGAGCACCCAGAGGCCGCGCTGCAAGACTGCCTGGGCAAGCTGCAGATGCTGGTGTCCATCAACAGCACCTCCCTGCCTCACATACTGCCTCCCCACATCTGGGAGAAGAGCAGGCTGCCCCAGAGTTGGAAATAA